In a single window of the Pocillopora verrucosa isolate sample1 chromosome 4, ASM3666991v2, whole genome shotgun sequence genome:
- the LOC131796040 gene encoding tachykinin-like peptides receptor 86C, with translation MNGNNITASPLITTHDVVFATLYSSIVFFGVTANGIIITIVRKTRTMHTTTNYLLLNLAIADFLTLLFCPGFYDFALHKFQLGSGTLADIFCKFIAGNAIICVSFDASMLTLCAIAMERYLGIVKPFNKRWALTKKNVNFIILVIWVTAAFSSFPDTLWTKRNNDDILSPWRYPCTRPWTVKNQTWNVKAYILGHSVALIVLPSIFLCFCYISSSAALKSSAGEPDEDPASKRNMKRLLKLLISLALAFCLPCLPFAVFFLYVTALAPSHLEQSFKPLFLAHRIVRFLIFSNSFINPLLYAAQSKNYRKVLFQKLRLKNNTPNTENKAAVRARAEKHRIYHETAV, from the coding sequence ATGAACGGAAACAACATTACCGCTTCTCCACTTATCACCACTCATGATGTCGTTTTTGCCACGTTGTACTCTTCCATCGTGTTCTTCGGCGTCACGGCAAATGGCATAATCATCACCATTGTACGGAAAACACGAACCATGCACACAACAACAAACTATCTGTTGTTGAACTTGGCTATAGCCGATTTTCTAACGTTGTTATTTTGTCCGGGTTTCTACGACTTTGCACTACACAAGTTTCAATTGGGTTCCGGGACACTGGCTGACATCTTTTGCAAGTTTATTGCAGGAAATGCAATCATTTGTGTCTCTTTCGATGCCTCTATGTTAACTCTGTGTGCCATTGCAATGGAGCGCTACCTTGGTATTGTCAAACCTTTCAACAAACGTTGGGCTCTGACGAAAAAGAATGTAAACTTTATCATTCTTGTTATTTGGGTCACAGCTGCTTTTTCAAGCTTTCCAGATACGCTATGGACGAAGCGCAATAACGATGACATATTGTCGCCATGGCGGTATCCCTGCACGCGTCCATGGACAGTTAAGAACCAGACTTGGAACGTCAAAGCTTACATCCTTGGCCATTCTGTCGCTCTAATTGTGCTcccttcaatttttctttgcttttgctATATTTCAAGTTCCGCAGCACTTAAGTCAAGCGCAGGTGAACCGGATGAAGATCCCGCTAGCAAACGGAACATGAAAAGGCTCTTAAAGCTTCTCATCTCGTTAGCTTTGGCATTTTGTTTACCCTGCCTTCCATTTGCTGTCTTCTTTTTATATGTCACCGCACTCGCCCCTAGTCATTTAGAGCAAAGTTTTAAACCGTTGTTTCTGGCACATAGAATCGTTCgctttttgatattttctaaCTCATTCATAAACCCTCTTCTTTACGCTGCTCAAAgcaaaaactacagaaaagtTCTGTTTCAGAAACTTCGCCTCAAAAACAACACACCTAACACAGAAAACAAAGCCGCAGTCAGAGCCAGAGCGGAGAAACATAGAATATATCATGAAACAGCCGTTTAA